A portion of the Calliphora vicina chromosome 5, idCalVici1.1, whole genome shotgun sequence genome contains these proteins:
- the mlt gene encoding tubulin-specific chaperone cofactor E-like protein, producing the protein MPSLLEAIERKYFSDCDYDAEANKEITLSGKDKDSTTSLSTSPSSSSSSTSGERLISIFIPRLPPLLCVPELLVLNDCDIDSAGDFDSIKDKCKRVRELDLAQNKLQDWQEVFHIVEHMPRIEFLNLSKNTLSRPLAKLYIPPITNLKGIVLNGTYLNWDSIDVLLENLPVLEELHLSLNDYDEVLLDTHDLPAACCCQHDKNDDGKACDTLNSCCCSPTMKKCKKISPHKALKTLHFTGNPVEKWPEICRLGRIFPHMENLVLADCPIRAIEFKDTNTTSPPNPLNNTQNDNNEPAEDSATLTEDSPQRHFPNLLFLNLSYASINTWDDIDRLATFPKLKNLRVKNWPLWERLECTEHERRQLLIARLPNVAILNGGGIITADEREDAERAFIRHYMDKPEHERPLRYDELVAKHGQLDPLVNISLKPDKRVKILLTYQDKTESRLVDIYRTVADLKVKLEKIIGLPANKMRLYYLDQDYKEFGPEEMRFPNKLLYSYNIQANDEIIVDVKK; encoded by the coding sequence ATGCCGTCTTTATTAGAAGCTATCGAAcgtaaatatttttccgattgcGATTACGATGCGGAAGCCAATAAAGAAATTACCTTAAGTGGCAAAGACAAAGACTCAACCACGTCTTTATCAACATCACCCTCTTCATCGTCGTCGTCAACGTCGGGTGAACgtttaatttccattttcatACCAAGGCTGCCGCCTCTGCTCTGTGTACCCGAGCTGTTGGTGCTAAATGACTGTGACATTGATAGTGCTGGCGACTTTGACAGCATTAAAGACAAATGCAAACGTGTGCGTGAACTGGATTTGGCTCAAAATAAATTGCAGGATTGGCAAGAAGTCTTTCACATCGTGGAGCATATGCCACGCATTGAGTTTCTGAATTTAAGCAAGAACACCTTGTCCCGACCCCTGGCCAAGCTCTATATACCGCCCATAACCAATCTAAAGGGCATTGTCTTGAATGGCACTTATCTCAACTGGGACAGTATTGATGTTTTGCTGGAGAATCTGCCCGTTTTGGAGGAGCTACATTTAAGTCTAAATGATTACGACGAGGTGCTTTTAGATACTCATGACTTGCCCGCCGCCTGTTGTTGCCAGCACGATAAAAATGATGATGGAAAAGCCTGTGATACGTTAAACTCTTGCTGCTGCTCGCCCACaatgaaaaaatgcaaaaagatTTCACCACACAAAGCCTTGAAAACATTGCATTTCACCGGTAATCCCGTAGAAAAGTGGCCGGAAATATGTCGTTTGGGCAGAATATTCCCACACATGGAGAACCTGGTGCTAGCTGATTGCCCCATAAGAGCTATAGAATTTAAGGACACCAACACTACAAGCCCCCCCAATCCCTTAAACAACACACAAAACGATAACAACGAACCAGCCGAGGACTCTGCCACCTTAACAGAGGATTCTCCCCAGCGTCACTTTCCCAACTTGCTATTCCTCAATCTCAGCTATGCCTCCATCAACACCTGGGACGACATAGATCGCCTGGCCACGTTTCCCAAACTGAAAAATTTACGTGTAAAAAATTGGCCACTTTGGGAACGTCTGGAGTGTACCGAACATGAACGCCGTCAATTGCTTATAGCCCGCTTGCCTAACGTTGCCATACTAAATGGTGGCGGTATTATCACTGCCGACGAACGTGAAGATGCCGAAAGAGCTTTCATACGCCACTACATGGACAAGCCGGAACACGAGAGGCCTTTGCGTTACGACGAACTGGTAGCTAAACACGGCCAACTCGATCCCCTGGTCAACATAAGTCTTAAACCCGATAAACGCGTTAAAATCCTACTAACCTATCAAGACAAAACCGAGTCTCGCCTGGTCGACATTTATCGCACTGTAGCCGATCTTAAggtgaaattggaaaaaattatagGTCTGCCTGCCAATAAGATGCGTTTATACTATCTGGATCAGGACTACAAGGAGTTTGGACCCGAGGAAATGCGCTTCCCCAATAAATTATTATACAGTTACAACATACAAGCCAATGATGAAATCATTGTCGATGTCAAGAAGTGA